From the Musa acuminata AAA Group cultivar baxijiao chromosome BXJ3-7, Cavendish_Baxijiao_AAA, whole genome shotgun sequence genome, one window contains:
- the LOC103991326 gene encoding uncharacterized protein LOC103991326, whose amino-acid sequence MGEDLLTTLSMENHHPSTLLSMDPSGGLLLSSSHEDSDRELLIQRHQVVLSGAPDINLPLSAERSPSQQSWNSDPFDMLDVGLGPQLYDAEATLHIPKVTAARKCTKRGDSIWGAWFFFSFYFKPILSEKSKGKVIWDENGVSGFDKSDVRHDVFLVQHDMENMYMWIFKERPENALGKMQLRSYMNGHSRLGEPQFPISVDRGFVRSHRMQRKQYRGLSNPQCVHGIEVIRCPNLMVVCELDRKKWVELTGRDLNFSIPLEASDFELWRNLTNTEFEIERPPLKNISHPHPKKSLNVSSLNLSSQSNHSNGDGMDLCPVCSKRRKDFFPHVMHEDFCLPANPHAERGQDVEMHEVEPSWLNEFTGVMKHAYGPVTAAKTIYEDDEGYLIMVSLPFADQQRVKVSWRNNLTHGILKIICVSTARMPYIKRHDRTFKLTDPSPEHCPPGEFIREIALPTRIPEDANLEAYYDETGALLEIMVPKHRVGPEEHEVHVCMRPPHLGANDLLLT is encoded by the coding sequence ATGGGAGAAGATCTCCTCACCACCTTATCCATGGAAAACCATCACCCATCCACGCTCCTCTCCATGGATCCATCTGGAGGCCTTTTACTGTCTTCGTCACACGAGGACTCCGACCGTGAGCTCTTGATCCAGCGGCATCAGGTTGTCCTTTCTGGTGCCCCGGACATCAACCTCCCCCTCTCGGCCGAACGTTCTCCTTCCCAGCAATCGTGGAATTCAGACCCTTTTGACATGCTGGATGTTGGCCTTGGCCCTCAACTCTATGATGCAGAGGCAACCCTTCACATCCCAAAGGTCACTGCTGCTCGCAAGTGCACCAAGCGAGGGGATAGCATTTGGGGGGCGTGGTTCTTCTTTAGCTTCTATTTCAAGCCCATTCTCTCGGAGAAATCCAAGGGAAAGGTCATCTGGGATGAAAATGGGGTTAGTGGCTTTGACAAGTCTGATGTTCGCCACGATGTGTTCTTGGTTCAGCATGACATGGAGAACATGTACATGTGGATTTTCAAAGAGAGGCCAGAGAATGCACTTGGGAAGATGCAACTGCGGAGCTATATGAATGGGCACTCTCGTCTTGGTGAGCCACAATTCCCAATCAGTGTTGACAGGGGTTTTGTTCGGTCCCACAGGATGCAGCGCAAGCAGTATCGGGGACTGTCGAATCCACAATGTGTCCATGGAATTGAGGTCATCAGGTGTCCTAATCTAATGGTTGTTTGTGAGTTGGACCGCAAAAAGTGGGTGGAGCTCACGGGCAGGGATCTTAATTTTTCAATCCCTCTTGAAGCCAGTGATTTTGAGTTGTGGAGGAATCTAACCAACACTGAATTTGAAATTGAGAGGCCTCCATTGAAGAACATTTCGCATCCCCATCCTAAAAAGTCACTTAATGTTTCGAGTTTGAATTTATCTTCACagtcaaatcattctaatggtgatGGGATGGACCTTTGTCCTGTTTGCAGTAAACGCAGGAAGGATTTCTTCCCTCATGTTATGCATGAGGATTTCTGCCTTCCTGCAAATCCCCATGCTGAAAGAGGTCAAGATGTGGAGATGCACGAAGTCGAGCCATCATGGTTGAACGAATTCACTGGTGTTATGAAGCATGCATATGGACCTGTAACTGCTGCAAAGACAATATATGAAGATGATGAGGGGTACTTGATAATGGTGAGCTTGCCATTTGCTGATCAACAAAGAGTGAAAGTTTCTTGGAGGAACAATCTTACACATggaattttgaagataatttgtGTCAGCACTGCCCGAATGCCTTACATAAAGAGGCATGACAGGACTTTCAAACTAACTGACCCTTCCCCTGAGCATTGTCCTCCAGGGGAATTTATAAGGGAAATAGCACTACCGACACGTATCCCTGAAGATGCCAACCTGGAAGCATACTATGATGAAACTGGTGCTTTGCTTGAGATTATGGTTCCAAAACATCGAGTTGGACCAGAAGAACATGAAGTTCATGTGTGCATGCGCCCCCCTCACCTTGGGGCTAATGATCTTCTGTTGACCTGA